In Deltaproteobacteria bacterium, the sequence CCTCAAAGTCGTTTTCGATCTCCTCATAGCGATAACCAAAGGAGAAAATCAAGTTTTTTAAGATAGAGAAATCATCGTGGAAATATAGCGCCCAGGTCTGCCTCTCTATATCGGTATTTGACGAAAGAAATCCCTTGGTGGGATCACCCCAAACGAAATCATAGCCCTTAACTTCTGAGTCGGACCAGTAGTAATCGAAACCAACAATCAGCTTGTTATGAAAGTCCCAAAGATCTCTCTCCCACACCCACCTTGGATTTACACCAAAGGTTGGAATTTCATATTTTGATTCCCAATTCCAAGAAATCCATTCTGCCTCATTTTCCCTATTTCTGTAAGAGAAATCTGTGATAAACCTGCCCCACTCCTTCAGATCGAGTTCACCGGTCAGCCTGATGAAATAATCCTCCGTCTCGCCCTTATCATGAGGATGAGTTGTATCATCCCTTTCAGCCCAGGTATGCAGGTCTTGATAGCTCAGGGCACCTGGCAATCCATACCTATCAGAGTGGTAGTTTCCAGAGAGATCGAGCTTGATGAGATCTCCGATATCATAACCCACACTCGCCCCAAAATCCTTCCCTTCATAGTCCCCCTTATCTCTGAACCCATCGGTATCCTCATGTCTGGCGTGCACAGCATAGCGAAAGTCACCTAACGCACCCCTTGAGGAGGCCCGCTGGATGTTCAACTGATAGCTTCCTCCCACAAACTCAGCCTGCACCGAAGGTTTTTCCTTTCCCTTTTTGGTAATGATGTTCACCACGCCGCCGACGGCGTTATTCCCGTAGAGGACGCTCCCTCCTCCCCGGATCACCTCAATCCGCTCCACCTGATCGATGGGGACCTGGGTCCAGTCTGTGCCACTGATGTCTATCTGATTCACCCTTCTGCCGTCGACCAAGACCAGGGTGTTGGCAGGACCTGCTTCACCAAACCCCCTGATGTCTACCCTGAGGAATTTGCGGTTGGCGGTCGTATCCCCCACCACAACGCCAGGAACCGTACGCAGAAGCTCAGCCACGTTCTGGGCGTTGGAACGCTTGATTGCATCCTCCGTTATCACGGTGACATTATAGGGAACCTTCCGTTCTTCTTCCCAGTCCCTGGTAGCTGTGACCACCACCTCCTCCAGTTCTACTGCCTCCTCCTCTTGGGCGAACAGATTACCAAAGGAACCAAAGGCCATCACGATGATAAGAATAACAACAACCCCATACTTTTTCATGTCAAACCTCCTTTTTCATCTTTTTCCTTGGGAGGCCCTGTGATATAATTTCATCCCAGCTCAGCCGGACCTCCGGTTGGGTGGCGTGGGGCGGATGGTTTGCATGAGGGGTCCATCCGCCCCCTACAACTTTCATCAAACTCCCCCTTATGACTTTTCACCTCCTTTCCCTTTAAATAAAAAGCCCTCAGGGAAAATCCCTGAGGGCTGCACCCAGTTTCCTTCGCCCCTCGCCCCTCCCCTTAAGCCTCGAAGGGGATCATGAGCAACAATGTGAGCAGGTCTTCTGACTCCCGGATCTCCCTACTCCCCGCGCCTTCCCATCCCGGTTTGCCAAGACAGTGGCTCTTGCGGGTTTCGTCCCCGGTCACAGCGGCGGGACCGCTCCCGCTTTTAACGGGATTCCCTATTAAGCCTTAAAAGGCACCCACATCATAACGAATTATTCAATTGTCACGATCTGCATACCATACCAACTCTCATCTGTCAACCCTCCTTCTCAATCTTAATCTGCAACCCTTGCCAACAGAACGCCCATTAGATAAGCTTGGGAACAAACATTTAAAAACCTGTAACCCTCAGGGGCCTGGACAAAAGACCTTGACATTGTCGTTTAGCTCAAATAAAATACGGTGCTTGTGAGAATATGAACAAACTGACCTTCAGGGAGGAAATATCATGATAAAAAAGCAACTCTTTTCACCGGGGCCTACCCCTGTCCCCGAAAAGGTCTTGCTCGCCATGGCAGGACCGGTGATCCATCATCGGGACCCCGCCTTTGAGGAGCTCTTTCAAGAGGTAAGGGAAGGATTAAAATACGTCTTTCAGACCAAAAACGAGGTGCTTTTGTTTGCCTCCTCAGGTACAGGGGCCATGGAAGGTGCAGTGTGTAACACCCTCTCCCCCGGTGACGAGGCCCTGGTGGTGAGGGGCGGGAAGTTCGGCGAGAGGTGGGGGGAGATCTGTGAGGCCTATGGTGTGGACTTTACCCCTATCGATGTACCCTGGGGTGAGGCGGTGGAGCCCGTCTTAATCGAGAGGGCCCTAGATGCAAACCCCTCCATTAAGGCGGTCTTTATCCAGGCCAGCGAGACCTCCACCGGGGTGATGCACCCCATCAAAGAGATTGCCGAGATCATAAAGGGGCGTGAGGGGACCATCCTGGTGGTGGATGCCATTTCGGCCCTGGGGGTATTCGACCTCCCCATGGATAAATGGGGCCTGGATGTTGTGGTCAGTGGTTCGCAGAAGGCCTTCATGCTCCCACCTGGTCTGTCCTTTGTGGCCCTTAGCGACAAGGCATGGGGGTTTGTGGAGAGATCCACCCTCCCCAAATATTACTTCAATTTTAAAAAGGAACTGGCCTCTGCCCAGAAGAACCAAAATCAGTTTACCCCGGCCATATCTTTGATAGTGGGGCTACGAGAGGCCCTCAAGATGATCAAAGATGAGGGTCTGGAGAACGCCTTTAAGAGACATGAGAAACTTGCCCAGGCAACCCGGGAGGCGGCCAAGGCCCTGGGTCTGGAACTCCTTGCCCCTGAATCCCCCTGCAATGCCCTTACTGCCATCAAGGCGCCGGCAGGGATCGATGGAAAAAAACTAAAAGAGAACTTTGAAGATAAGTTCGGCCTCATCGTCGCCGGAGGGCAATCCCAATTAAAGGGGAAGATCATCCGCATCGCCCATTTGGGCTACTTTCAGCCGATGGACATCATCCAGGCGGTCAGTGCACTGGAACTTACCCTGAAGGATATGGGGTACCCCGTGGAGCTGGGCAAAGGGATAAAGAAAGCAGAGGAGATATTAGGCTCCAACTAGAGGAGGTATGGTTATGAAGGTATTGGTGAGCGACAATCTCTCCCCCCACGGGGTGGAGATCTTAAAAGGGACCAAGGGGATCGAGGTTGAGGTAAAGACAGGCCTCTCCCCAGAGGAGTTGCGGGCCATCATCGGGGAATATCACGGCCTGGTGGTGCGCAGTGCTACTAAAGTAACCGCCGAGATCATTGAGTCAGCCCATAACCTCAAGGTGATCGGCAGGGCAGGCGTAGGGGTGGACAATATTGATGTGGAGGCGGCCACAAAAAAGGGGATTGTGGTCATGAACACACCGGGTGGAAACTCCATGGCCGCTGCGGAACATACCATTGCCCTGATGCTAGCCATCGTCAGAAACATCCCTCAGGCCGTGGCCTCTATGAGGGAGAAGCGATGGGAAAAAAAGCGCTTCATGGGCGTGGAGGTCTTCGGCAAAACCTTGGGGGTCATCGGACTCGGGAACATAGGGAGCATTGTGGCCGATCGGGGCCTGGGGCTCAAGATGAAGGTGATCGCGCACGACCCCTATATCTCCCCTGATCTAGCCAAACAAAAAGGGGTGGAATTGGTCTCCCTGGACGAGCTGTTTGCCCGTTCTGATATCATCACCATACATGTCCCCAAGACCAAAGAGACAGAGAACCTGATAAATACCAAGGCCATCAACAAGATGAAAGATGGGGTGATGCTGATAAATTGCGCCCGGGGAGGAATCGTCGACGAAGAAGCCCTGGCACAGGCCTGCCGCAATGGCAAGGTAAGGGCAGCGGCAGTAGATGTATATTCCCAAGAACCCACACCCCCAGACAACCCCCTGTTAGATGTGGAAAATATCGTGTGTACCCCCCACCTCGGTGCCTCCACTAGCGAGGCGCAAGAGAATGTGGCCATTGCCATCGCCCAACAGATTGTCGCCCATTTGACCGAGGGCACCATCAGAAACGCCACCAACGTCCCCTCTGTGGACGCTCAGGTCCTGGCCACCTTGGGCCCCTATCTCAACCTCGGCCAGAAGATGGGGGGGTTCTTCGTCCAGACATGCCCCTTCCCCTTAAAGGACCTTATTATCGAGTATCAGGGGGAGGTCACAAAGTACAATGTGGCTCCCATCTCCTCGACCATCCTAGTGGGGATCCTCTCCTCCTATATGGACGAATACGTCAACGATGTAAATGCCCCATTTATCGCCAAGGAGCGAGGCATCAACTTTCAGGAGTCCAAGATAACTGAGGCGGCTGACTTCACCAGCCTCATAACCCTGAAGGCAAAGGCACATGGGGCAACCCATACGGTGGCGGGTACTCTCTTCGGCAAGAAAGAACCCAGGCTGGTGGTGGTAAATGAGTATTCAATAGAAGCAGTACCAGAGGGAAACATCCTGTTGGTCGACACCCTCGACAAACCTGGAGTGATCGGGAACATAGGGAATACCCTGGGGGCAAGGAATATAAACATCGGAAACATGCAGTTCGGCAGAGACAAGATAGGGGGGAAATCCCTTTGCATCCTCCACCTAGACACTATCCCACCCGCAGATGTCCTGGACGAGCTCAGCCGTCTCCCCCATGTGAATTCCGTAAGGCTCACCCAGCTTTAGGGTAAAAGATATGGCTCAGGTAGTAGTGGTAGGAACTCAATGGGGGGATGAGGGCAAGGGGAAGATCATCGATTTATTGGCCGAGTTCGCCGATGTAATCATCCGCTTCCAAGGGGGGAGCAATGCCGGCCACACCTTGGTGGTAGGGGGGCAAAAGTTCATCTTTCACCTCATCCCCTCAGGCATCCTCCATAAGGGGAAGAGATGTGTTATCGGCAACGGGGTGGTGGTTGATCCCCACGTCCTCATAGAGGAGATCGATAGATTGAAGGAAAAGGGGTATCTGCAGGACGACTCCCAGTTCCTGCTCAGCGAAGAGGCCCATATAATCTTCCCCTACCACAAGATGATCGACATGGGGAGGGAGCGAATCCGCTCAGGGGGGAAAATCGGGACCACCGGAAGGGGAATAGGACCTGCCTATGAGGACAAGGCCGCCAGATGTGGGATTCGGGTCATCGACTTTCTCGATGAGAAGATCCTCCACAAAAAACTTGAGGAAAACCTGACTCAGAAAAGGTATTACCTCACCCACGAGATCGAGGAAGAGGAACCTGCGCTGGAACCCCTATATCAAGAATACATGGGTTATAAGAAAAGGCTCCAACGGTATGTCACAAACACCTCCCTCTTTCTGGCCCAACAGATCAAGGAGGGGAAAAACATCCTCTTTGAGGGTGCCCAGGGAAGCCTCCTGGACGTTGATCACGGCACCTATCCTTATGTCACCTCTTCTAGCACCGTGGCCGGCAACGCCTGTGCTGGTTCTGGCATCGGGCCTACCCAGATCGATTTTGTCCTAGGGGTAACCAAGGCCTATACCACCAGAGTAGGTGGTGGTCCTTTTCCCACCGAGCTAACTGATGAGATCGGTGAAATGCTCAGGGAAAGGGGTGGGGAATATGGGGCTACCACCGGAAGGCCTAGGAGGTGCGGTTGGTTCGATGCGGTAGTGGTGAGACACGCTGTGAGGGTGAACGGCCTGGGGGGATTGGCCATCACCAAGTTGGACACCCTCACCGGGCTGAAGACCATCAAGATTTGCACCGCCTATCGCGTGGGGAATGATTTGATTACCGAGTTCCCCGCTAGCTCTGAGCTGGTGGCCCGATGTCAGCCCATATATGAGGAGCTGGAGGGGTGGGAAGAGGAGATCAGCGGGGCCAAAGAGATCTCCCAGCTTCCCCCTTCCGCCCAAAGGTATTTGAAGAGGATAGAGGAGCTGACCCAGACCCCTATCCACATCGTGTCAATAGGGGCACAACGGAACGAGACCATCATCCGCCGTAACCCTCTTTTGACTTGACCTAGCGTATATCTCACTTCAACGTGGAGGTTGATCATCTCCACTTTAGCTAGTTGAACAAAAAAGATTCTGGTACCACCCATGAAGGGCCAAGGCCTGATGGCTATTGACAAAGGGGCAAGGTAGGGGCATCTTTAAAGGAGGGTGAGAAGATGTCCGCAGGGTTAAAGGTCGAGTGTTATTCCGGTTACAAGGTCAATCAGAGACCCCTGGTCTTCTTTCTGGGCAAAAAGAAGCTCCAGGTAAAAAAGACCATCGACCAATGGTATGGACCTGACCACACCTATTTCAAGATCTTGGCCGAAGATGAGAATATCTACATCTTGAAGTACAGTGAGATAAATGATCACTGGGAGTTAGTATTCTTCAAAGAAGGGGGCTATGACCTCGAGGTCTCTCCCGGAATATGGAGGAATGCCTCCTCCTCTTGATCCTTGACTATATCACCACATTTGATAATCATCGTAAATGCTTCATGCCATGGATATCCAATACCGCTGCTCAGGGTAGAGGGATAACTTTTTTGATAAATTCCTCCAATCTCTCGGCCAGTTGGGGGCTTTTCAGGGCGAAGGCTATGTTGGCCTGCAGATAGCCCACCTTATTCCCCGCATCGTACCGCTCCCCCAAGAACTCGTATCCATAGAGGGGCATCCTCCGGGCCAACTCCTGAAGGGCATCGGTCAACTGGATCTCCTCACCCTTGCCCGGAGGGGTACTCTCCAGGATGGGAAATATCTCCGGGGGAAGGACATACCTCCCGATAACGGCCAGATTCGAAGGGGCTTGACCCGGTGCGGGCTTCTCCACCAACTCCTGGATCCGATAAATCCTCTCCTCCACCTCCTCCCCCCGGATGATCCCATAGAGGTGGGTCTCGGTTTCGGGGACGCGCTGCAGGGCGATCACCCCCCCTCCCCATCGATGATAAACATCCACCATCTGGACAAGACAGGGAGGATCTCCATCTACAATATCATCCCCCAACAGGACGGCAAAGGGCTCCTCACCAACCACATCGCGAGCACACAGTACGGCATGTCCCAAGCCTCTGGGCTCCTTCTGACGTACCGCCACCACCCTCGCCATCTCTGAGACCTCCCTAACCATCTGCAACAACTCCTCCTTCCCCTGCCTCTTTAAGGTCTCCTCCAACTCAAAGGAGCAGTCGAAGTGATCCTCAATGGCCCCTTTCCCTCTAGCGGTAATAAGAATCACATGTTCGACTCCTGAGGCCACTGCCTCCTCCACGATATATTGGATGGTTGGTTTGTCCACGATGGGCAAGAGCTCCTTGGGGACCGCCTTGGTTGCCGGAAGGAACCTCGTCCCCAACCCTCCTGCGGGAATTACCCCTTTGCGGATCTTAGCCTCCATCGCCTCTACTCCTTTCCGATTCAACCTTCAAAGATGACCTTACCTGTATCCTTTAAATTGTAGCCGGGCAGCGTATGAGAAAGCCTGCGAATCTGCACGGGGTCTATGTAGGCAATAAACCCCTTAATGACCTTTGTGGACCAAAGCTCCTTTGGAATAACAAGATCAAACCTCTCCTCTTGGATGGAGATGAAGTCGAGGGGGAAAAGATGTGCCACATATTCTATCCCCATACCCACATCTGCCTCTCCAAAGAAGACCTTGAGGGCCACCTCTAAATGGGTATCCACCTCGTCAGCAAAACCGACTATCTCCTTTCCCTCTAAGCCCTTTTCCCCTAAAAGATATTCGAGCAGAAGCCTTGTGCCAGACCCCTCGTTCCTATTTATGAACCTT encodes:
- a CDS encoding alanine--glyoxylate aminotransferase family protein: MIKKQLFSPGPTPVPEKVLLAMAGPVIHHRDPAFEELFQEVREGLKYVFQTKNEVLLFASSGTGAMEGAVCNTLSPGDEALVVRGGKFGERWGEICEAYGVDFTPIDVPWGEAVEPVLIERALDANPSIKAVFIQASETSTGVMHPIKEIAEIIKGREGTILVVDAISALGVFDLPMDKWGLDVVVSGSQKAFMLPPGLSFVALSDKAWGFVERSTLPKYYFNFKKELASAQKNQNQFTPAISLIVGLREALKMIKDEGLENAFKRHEKLAQATREAAKALGLELLAPESPCNALTAIKAPAGIDGKKLKENFEDKFGLIVAGGQSQLKGKIIRIAHLGYFQPMDIIQAVSALELTLKDMGYPVELGKGIKKAEEILGSN
- a CDS encoding adenylosuccinate synthase codes for the protein MAQVVVVGTQWGDEGKGKIIDLLAEFADVIIRFQGGSNAGHTLVVGGQKFIFHLIPSGILHKGKRCVIGNGVVVDPHVLIEEIDRLKEKGYLQDDSQFLLSEEAHIIFPYHKMIDMGRERIRSGGKIGTTGRGIGPAYEDKAARCGIRVIDFLDEKILHKKLEENLTQKRYYLTHEIEEEEPALEPLYQEYMGYKKRLQRYVTNTSLFLAQQIKEGKNILFEGAQGSLLDVDHGTYPYVTSSSTVAGNACAGSGIGPTQIDFVLGVTKAYTTRVGGGPFPTELTDEIGEMLRERGGEYGATTGRPRRCGWFDAVVVRHAVRVNGLGGLAITKLDTLTGLKTIKICTAYRVGNDLITEFPASSELVARCQPIYEELEGWEEEISGAKEISQLPPSAQRYLKRIEELTQTPIHIVSIGAQRNETIIRRNPLLT
- a CDS encoding phosphoglycerate dehydrogenase, whose translation is MKVLVSDNLSPHGVEILKGTKGIEVEVKTGLSPEELRAIIGEYHGLVVRSATKVTAEIIESAHNLKVIGRAGVGVDNIDVEAATKKGIVVMNTPGGNSMAAAEHTIALMLAIVRNIPQAVASMREKRWEKKRFMGVEVFGKTLGVIGLGNIGSIVADRGLGLKMKVIAHDPYISPDLAKQKGVELVSLDELFARSDIITIHVPKTKETENLINTKAINKMKDGVMLINCARGGIVDEEALAQACRNGKVRAAAVDVYSQEPTPPDNPLLDVENIVCTPHLGASTSEAQENVAIAIAQQIVAHLTEGTIRNATNVPSVDAQVLATLGPYLNLGQKMGGFFVQTCPFPLKDLIIEYQGEVTKYNVAPISSTILVGILSSYMDEYVNDVNAPFIAKERGINFQESKITEAADFTSLITLKAKAHGATHTVAGTLFGKKEPRLVVVNEYSIEAVPEGNILLVDTLDKPGVIGNIGNTLGARNINIGNMQFGRDKIGGKSLCILHLDTIPPADVLDELSRLPHVNSVRLTQL
- a CDS encoding TonB-dependent receptor produces the protein MKKYGVVVILIIVMAFGSFGNLFAQEEEAVELEEVVVTATRDWEEERKVPYNVTVITEDAIKRSNAQNVAELLRTVPGVVVGDTTANRKFLRVDIRGFGEAGPANTLVLVDGRRVNQIDISGTDWTQVPIDQVERIEVIRGGGSVLYGNNAVGGVVNIITKKGKEKPSVQAEFVGGSYQLNIQRASSRGALGDFRYAVHARHEDTDGFRDKGDYEGKDFGASVGYDIGDLIKLDLSGNYHSDRYGLPGALSYQDLHTWAERDDTTHPHDKGETEDYFIRLTGELDLKEWGRFITDFSYRNRENEAEWISWNWESKYEIPTFGVNPRWVWERDLWDFHNKLIVGFDYYWSDSEVKGYDFVWGDPTKGFLSSNTDIERQTWALYFHDDFSILKNLIFSFGYRYEEIENDFEGSSYFFTWTSFRDDKGETMHAWDVGLTYLFLENSKVYGRISKSYRYPLIDEYFSAWSGLNRLLEPQEGITYEIGVDHYFTTSIRSGLTFFWMKLEDEIYYNPLGGPFGFGANENYDKTRRWGLELSAEGRPWDWLRLWANYTYMKATFRGGVYKGNDVPSVPRHKVSFGFDFTPDFIAFLEGLELNVWANYMGKMRFISDQPNVVPRMDDYITVNAKVSYTWRFITAFVGVNNIFDEEYSEFGVCSPTTGTRNYYPSPGVNVIGGMSLKF
- the galU gene encoding UTP--glucose-1-phosphate uridylyltransferase GalU, with translation MEAKIRKGVIPAGGLGTRFLPATKAVPKELLPIVDKPTIQYIVEEAVASGVEHVILITARGKGAIEDHFDCSFELEETLKRQGKEELLQMVREVSEMARVVAVRQKEPRGLGHAVLCARDVVGEEPFAVLLGDDIVDGDPPCLVQMVDVYHRWGGGVIALQRVPETETHLYGIIRGEEVEERIYRIQELVEKPAPGQAPSNLAVIGRYVLPPEIFPILESTPPGKGEEIQLTDALQELARRMPLYGYEFLGERYDAGNKVGYLQANIAFALKSPQLAERLEEFIKKVIPLP